One Terriglobia bacterium DNA segment encodes these proteins:
- a CDS encoding carboxypeptidase-like regulatory domain-containing protein, translated as MELVKSPGGTTAAYSTTTANDGSFAFPDVQPGEYRVLATREDGLLPAEYGQKVPNVRGLPILVHTADAVRDIRIGMAAPGAISGRIFDRDGEPVGNAKVQALKTTYWQGRRVLTIAESVQTNDVGEYRLFWLSPGQYYITTKPTDIAARSASMFIRPPGETPYHDEMGAPVVSRHVLENGEIREEVYPRAYYPGTTDFNAARTLALNAGDNLMRMDVTVAVPIAAHHVLGTVLDGSTGQPAASATLRAIPRDGGPSVVIPNGTANGNGEFNIAGLVPGSYDLFASLAAKAGQPGAPGGTAGRLPLQVGSQDLRGISIIIPPPFDLHGRLIVDGKADPDFDVTRLKVYIQHDPEVFGMPSVQVPTRPGGLDPDATQTDGSFLISGIGPGDYKVNATYTGVRGNGPAPPGLHPGTFLKSFRHGNTDVLNGGLHLSGKPDGLLEIVIGTTQAEINGAVVNGKSEAIPNAVVVLVPDLPFRRRTDLYRTAGTDASGRFAMRSIAPGGYTLFAFEDVQNGSWFDPDFLKNFESRGTRVEISQTSQENRQLIVIDAQR; from the coding sequence GTGGAGCTGGTAAAGTCGCCAGGGGGAACGACGGCGGCCTACTCGACAACGACGGCCAATGACGGTTCCTTCGCATTTCCCGATGTGCAGCCGGGCGAATACCGGGTTCTCGCAACGCGCGAAGACGGTCTGCTTCCGGCGGAGTATGGACAGAAGGTGCCGAATGTTCGCGGGCTGCCGATCCTCGTACACACCGCGGACGCGGTCCGCGATATCCGGATCGGCATGGCGGCGCCCGGCGCGATCTCGGGCCGCATTTTTGATCGCGATGGAGAGCCGGTCGGGAATGCGAAGGTTCAAGCGCTCAAGACGACGTATTGGCAGGGACGGCGGGTCTTGACCATTGCCGAGTCCGTTCAGACCAATGATGTGGGCGAGTATCGTCTCTTCTGGCTGTCTCCGGGCCAGTATTACATCACAACAAAACCCACCGATATCGCTGCCAGATCGGCGTCGATGTTTATCCGGCCGCCGGGCGAAACCCCGTACCATGACGAAATGGGAGCGCCGGTCGTCAGCCGGCACGTTCTGGAGAACGGCGAAATACGTGAAGAAGTGTATCCGCGCGCCTATTATCCGGGCACAACCGATTTCAATGCGGCGCGAACGCTTGCGCTGAATGCCGGCGACAATCTCATGCGAATGGATGTCACCGTGGCCGTCCCGATCGCCGCCCACCATGTTCTCGGTACCGTCCTCGACGGAAGCACAGGACAGCCCGCTGCATCCGCTACGCTGCGCGCGATACCGCGCGATGGCGGTCCCAGCGTTGTGATTCCGAACGGCACCGCGAACGGGAATGGAGAATTCAACATTGCTGGTCTGGTTCCGGGTTCTTATGACTTGTTCGCATCGCTCGCAGCAAAGGCAGGTCAGCCGGGTGCACCCGGTGGAACGGCCGGACGCTTGCCGCTCCAGGTTGGCAGCCAGGATTTGAGGGGAATCTCTATTATCATTCCGCCCCCCTTCGATCTGCACGGCCGATTGATTGTCGACGGCAAGGCGGATCCCGACTTCGACGTCACGCGGCTGAAAGTTTATATCCAGCACGACCCGGAAGTGTTCGGCATGCCTTCGGTGCAGGTGCCGACGCGGCCCGGCGGGCTCGATCCAGACGCAACGCAGACGGATGGATCTTTTCTCATTTCAGGAATCGGACCGGGCGATTACAAGGTCAACGCAACCTACACCGGCGTGCGCGGCAACGGCCCGGCGCCGCCGGGTCTCCATCCCGGCACGTTTCTCAAATCGTTCCGCCATGGGAATACAGACGTTCTGAATGGGGGTTTGCATCTGAGCGGTAAACCGGATGGCCTTCTCGAAATCGTCATCGGCACGACCCAGGCGGAAATCAACGGTGCAGTTGTCAATGGCAAGAGCGAAGCGATCCCGAATGCGGTCGTCGTTCTTGTCCCGGATTTGCCGTTTCGCCGCCGCACGGATCTTTACAGGACCGCGGGTACTGACGCATCCGGCCGTTTCGCCATGAGAAGCATCGCTCCGGGCGGCTACACGCTGTTCGCGTTCGAGGATGTGCAGAACGGCTCGTGGTTCGATCCGGATTTTCTCAAGAATTTCGAATCTCGCGGAACGCGTGTCGAGATCAGCCAGACGAGC